In Quercus robur chromosome 11, dhQueRobu3.1, whole genome shotgun sequence, the following proteins share a genomic window:
- the LOC126705036 gene encoding uncharacterized protein LOC126705036 translates to MSTTTTTTTTPNPIDQQQQQLPPPSPEAVTQQAYKAHSGHGSVGPVIAVLAVITILGVIAGMIGRLCSGRRIMGHGQYDFESWVETKCSSCLDGRVDPPPPPRQPPPDISDQPLPA, encoded by the exons AtgtctactactactactactactacaacTCCAAATCCAATagaccaacaacaacaacaactgcCACCTCCATCTCCAGAGGCTGTGACCCAGCAAGCCTACAAAGCTCATTCGGGTCACGGGTCGGTAGGTCCGGTTATAGCTGTTCTTGCAGTGATCACTATTCTTGGAGTGATAGCTGGGATGATCGGACGGCTCTGCTCGGGTCGGCGTATCATGGGTCATGGACAGTACGACTTCGAGAGCTGGGTTGAGACCAAATGCTCGTCTTGCCTCGACGGCAGAGTCGACCCTCCTCCGCCGCCACGTCAGCCACCTCCAGATATTTCTGATCAGCCTTTGCCG GCATGA